In one Gadus morhua chromosome 7, gadMor3.0, whole genome shotgun sequence genomic region, the following are encoded:
- the ppm1e gene encoding protein phosphatase 1E produces the protein MAGSAAEEKTFRRFLELFLREMRPPLRESDPPPMRPVTDLVSDEEVEGECLDLCLQHLYKYNCPCSLASALARSTADSVLQNYLTTLTYVKPVEEELDEDAPPPPPYLPQVDSVQLARLVFNRLFEVCDAWMKDFPYRRRPSPYYETSIHAIKNMRRKMEDKHVIIPDFNTLFNIQDQEEQAFFAVFDGHGGLDAAIYAANHLHVNLVRHEFFRQDPVEALFRAFRTTDERFIKKAKREKVRCGTTGVVTFLRGRTLYVAWLGDSQVMLVKKGQAVELMKPHKPDREDEKLRIEALGGCVIWFGTWRVNGSLSVSRAIGDAEHKPYICGDPDHSVFPLDGSEDYLILACDGFWDTVSPDEAVRVVSDHLQENTGDTSMVAHKLVASARDAGSSDNITVIVVFLRDPRNPPASSTEEEEEEAAAAAAEEGLEEEEAAAAAAAAAAAEVEEEEEDEEQEEGDSVRGERGGGQGGSNADVGGKGRGGWPLQQCSAPADLGYEDRMDSFTDRTSLSLLGPAGPGWTSVPPVSDGQPPAGLVFGSEACFSHGREERPLGPRARPGPRPCVPACQEPISPASLNPLPCRRAGPLGQPRRQTRRRLGGGPRRGVRGAGRAQRELSDLQRSCRSLLSPDRCPDQRPGVALPHLHDAPI, from the exons taaCTGTCCCTGCTCCCTGGCCTCCGCCCTGGCCCGGTCCACGGCCGACAGCGTCCTTCAGAACTACCTCACCACCCTGACCTACGTCAAGcctgtggaggaggagcttgACGAggacgcccccccacccccgccctaCCTGCCAC AGGTGGACTCGGTGCAGCTGGCGCGGCTGGTGTTCAACAGGCTGTTTGAGGTGTGCGACGCGTGGATGAAGGACTTCCCGTACCGCCGCCGCCCCTCGCCCTACTACGAGACCTCCATCCACGCCATCAAGAACATGCGGCGCAAGATGGAGGACAAGCATGTCATCATCCCCGACTTCAACACCCTCTTCAACATCCAG gaccaggaggagcaggccttCTTCGCGGTGTTCGACGGCCACGGCGGCCTCGACGCAGCGATCTACGCGGCCAACCACCTGCACGTCAACCTGGTGCGCCACGAGTTCTTCAGGCAGGACCCCGTGGAGGCCCTGTTCCGGGCCTTCAGGACCACCGACGAGCGCTTCATCAAGAAGGCCAAGCGCGAG AAGGTGCGCTGTGGCACCACGGGCGTGGTGACCTTCCTGCGGGGCCGGACCCTCTACGTGGCCTGGCTGGGCGACTCGCAGGTCATGCTGGTGAAGAAGGGACAGGCGGTGGAGCTGATGAAACCTCACAAACCAGACCGCGAG GACGAGAAGCTGAGGATAGAAGCTCTGGGCGGCTGTGTGATCTGGTTTGGAACATGGAGGGTGAACGGCAGCCTGTCTGTATCCAGAGCCATAG GTGACGCAGAGCACAAGCCGTACATCTGCGGCGACCCCGACCACAGTGTCTTCCCCCTCGACGGCTCAGAGGACTACCTCATCCTGGCCTGTGACGGCTTCTGGGACACGGTGAGCCCGGACGAGGCGGTGAGGGTGGTGAGCGACCACCTCCAGGAGAACACCGGCGACACCAGCATGGTGGCCCACAAGCTGGTGGCCTCGGCCCGCGACGCCGGCTCCAGCGACAACATCACCGTCATCGTGGTGTTCTTGCGGGACCCCCGGAACCCCCCGGCCAGCAGcaccgaggaggaagaggaggaggcggcggcggcggcggcggaggaagggctggaggaggaggaggcggcggcggcggcggcggcagcggcggcggcggaggtggaggaggaggaagaggacgaggagcaggaagagggggATTCGGTGAGGGGCGAGCGGGGCGGCGGCCAGGGAGGGAGCAACGCGGACGTCGGGGGGAAAGGCCGCGGCGGCTGGCCCCTGCAGCAGTGCTCTGCGCCCGCGGACCTGGGCTACGAGGACCGCATGGACTCCTTCACGGACAGAACCAGCCTCAGCCTGCTGGGCCCGGCGGGCCCGGGGTGGACCTCCGTACCCCCCGTCTCGGACGGACAGCCCCCGGCCGGCCTCGTCTTCGGATCGGAGGCGTGCTTCTCTCACGGGCGAGAGGAGCGCCCCCTGGGGCCGAGGGCGCGGCCCGGACCCCGGCCCTGCGTCCCCGCCTGCCAGGAGCCCATCTCCCCGGCCTCGTTGAACCCGCTGCCCTGCCGCCGGGCGGGGCCGCTGGGCCAGCCCAGGAGGCAGACCCGGAGGCGGCTGGGCGGCGGGCCCCGGAGGGGCGTCAGGGGCGCGGGCCGAGCCCAGCGGGAGCTGTCAGACCTGCAGCGATCCTGCCGCAGTCTGCTCTCTCCCGACCGCTGCCCCGACCAGAGGCCCGGGGTGGCCCTGCCTCACTTACATGACGCCCCCATCTGA